From the Prochlorococcus marinus str. AS9601 genome, the window ATGTATATCCTCCGCCCAGACATTGCGGAAGATGAAGTAACTAATCACATTGATAAATACAACAAGCTTTTAGAAGAATTTGGCGGTACTATTCTTGATAGTCAAATGAGAGGTAAGAGAAGATTAGCCTATCAAATAGCAAAACATAGAGAAGGTATTTACGTGCAACTAAGTCATCAAGGTGATGGGCAACATATCTTCAAAATTGAAAAAGCAATGAGACTAAGTGAAGATGTTATTAGATACATGACTGTTAAACAAGAAGGTCCTTTACCAACCCCAAGGCCTTCGAACAAGAGTACATCTCAATCAGAGAATAACGATAATCCAGATGCGAAAGTTGAATCTAAAGAAAAACAACCAGTAGCAAGTGCAGATAGTTCAACTTCGAGCAAAGATGATGCTGGCACTAAAGAAAATGCAGAATCTTAAATGTTAATCTTTTGTTTTTGAATTTAACTCAGCCCATATTTTATTAGACATACCCCACATATAAATAAAACCCTCTGCTAGAGAATGATTAAATACATCATCTTTGCTGTAAGTTGCCAAATCTTCCCTGTAAAGTGAATTATTTTCCGACATTCTCCCAATGACTATTGCGTTTCCCTTATAAAGTCTAATTTTTACTCTTCCATTTACTGAAGTTTGAGTCGATGATATAAATGCATCTAAACTTTCTTTAAGAGGACCAAACCAAAAACCTTGATAAACTAATTGACCCCATTTTTTTTCCACCATTCCTTTAAAATCGATAACATCAGGATTTAACGTAATGCTCTCTAATTCTTTGTGAGCTTTGATTAAAAGTAAGAGGCCAGGTGTTTCGTAAATCTCTCTACTTTTAATTCCTACTACTCGATCCTCAATCATATCTATTCTTCCAAAACCGTGTTTACCTGCAAGATTATTAGCTCTTTGAATGATCTCTACTGGAGTTAAAAATTGATCATTAATTCCAACTGGAAACCCATTTTTGAAAACAATTTCTATATCTTGATGAGAATCAGGTGAATTATTAACTGATGATGTCATCGAAAAAATATCCTCAGGTGCTTCTTGCATTGGGTCTTCTAATATACCTGCTTCAATACTCCTACCGAGTAAGTTAACGTCTATTGAATATGGTGATTTTTTTGATACTGGTGCAGGTATACCAAACTTTTCTCCATACAATATTGCCTCTTCTCTACTCATATTCCACTCCCTTGCAGGAGTAATTATTTTTAAATCAGGACCTAAAGCGTTAATTGCTAAATCGAACCGAACTTGATCATTCCCTTTACCAGTGCATCCATGAGCTACTGCATCGGCATTAATCTCTCTAGCAATATTTACGAGATTTTCAGCAATTAAAGGCCTAGCAAGAGCAGTAGATAAAGGATATTTATCTAAATATAATGCATTTGCTCTAATGGCTGGAAAAGCGTATCTTTCAACAAAACTATTAACTAAATTGCCAACGATTGATTTAGATGCACCAGAGTTTAAAGCTTTTTGTCTAACAAGTTCTAAATCCTCGCCTTGTCCAAGATCTGCTACAAAAGTAACTACTTCTGAAATTCCATATTCATTCTTTAAATATGGAATACAAACGCTCGTATCTACGCCACCAGAATAAGCTAGTACAACTTTTTTTAACTGCTGCATCTAAATTTGCTCCATAAATTTAAATTTTTTGACGTAATTAAGAATTTGAATACTTATTAAAGACTAATACTATTGTAACTAAAAGAGCTGGACCAAAAACTAGTAATAAGAGAAGAAAGTTATTAATTATTAAAACATTGGGATTCAAGTATCCGACAAGTTTTAATAATCCAGACAGCAACAATGAAATTAGACAGATAAAAAAGTATTTTAAA encodes:
- the rpsF gene encoding 30S ribosomal protein S6 produces the protein MTDQQSYYETMYILRPDIAEDEVTNHIDKYNKLLEEFGGTILDSQMRGKRRLAYQIAKHREGIYVQLSHQGDGQHIFKIEKAMRLSEDVIRYMTVKQEGPLPTPRPSNKSTSQSENNDNPDAKVESKEKQPVASADSSTSSKDDAGTKENAES
- a CDS encoding argininosuccinate synthase, whose translation is MQQLKKVVLAYSGGVDTSVCIPYLKNEYGISEVVTFVADLGQGEDLELVRQKALNSGASKSIVGNLVNSFVERYAFPAIRANALYLDKYPLSTALARPLIAENLVNIAREINADAVAHGCTGKGNDQVRFDLAINALGPDLKIITPAREWNMSREEAILYGEKFGIPAPVSKKSPYSIDVNLLGRSIEAGILEDPMQEAPEDIFSMTSSVNNSPDSHQDIEIVFKNGFPVGINDQFLTPVEIIQRANNLAGKHGFGRIDMIEDRVVGIKSREIYETPGLLLLIKAHKELESITLNPDVIDFKGMVEKKWGQLVYQGFWFGPLKESLDAFISSTQTSVNGRVKIRLYKGNAIVIGRMSENNSLYREDLATYSKDDVFNHSLAEGFIYMWGMSNKIWAELNSKTKD